One Streptomyces sp. 840.1 genomic window, ATCACCCGAACTGACCATACGACCACCAGGTGACACGTAGCTCTTCGCGCTGCCTGCGCTGCCCGTTGGTGCTCTGCGGCACGCTCCACCGTCACGGTCACCGCGTTCGAGGCGGTGTCGATCACCGACACGGTCCGGTCCGACTCGTTCACGGCGCACAGGCGGCTCCCGTCCGGAGACACCGCGGCAGCATGGGAGCCCTTGCCGACCGTGATCGTGGCGAGGCGGCTCTTGGCCGCGGTGCTCATGACGGCGATCGCGCTCTTCGGTGTGAACGACTTCGACGCGTAGATGAGCCAACCAGGGCGGCAGGGAGCAGCCCCATGCCCGTTCACCGGCGAAATGTCCCGGGGCTCAAGCGTCGAGGTCCGAGCGCTCTTTCAGCGGAATGGGTGGTGGGTCTGAATGCCCACCCACCCACCCTGACCGGCAAGTTGACCATTTGTGACCGACTTGCGACGGACGGTAGCGACGCTCTAGCGTCAGCCGAACCACGTCGGCCCCCGCCGGTGCGATAACACCGAGCAGGGGCCTGACCACTTCGATCGTCAGGACCGATCTGATGGCTGCCAGCCAGCTTAATGCTGCCTCCTCCCCCGCGCCCGTACCGCCGCCCACGCTTGACCACCCGATGGCCAACCCCGGGTACGGCAAGCGCTCCGCACCGGGCCAACGTCCCCGTACCGCATCGGATTTCGCCCATCTGCTCCCGCGTGACGCCGCAGTCGCCGCGTACATCGACGGACTGTGCGACGGCGCCGACATCTCCGTGAAGACCCTGGCCAGGACGCTCCCGTACGGCCAGTGCGCCCTGCGGACCACCCTGAACCGGCTCCAGGAAGCCGGTCATCTGCGAAGGGGCAGCGAGTGCGTCGCCACCGAGGAAGTGCTGATCTGGGTCACACGCACCTTCTTCTCCCGCACCGCACGCGGCGACGAGTGGTGGGACGCCTTCACCCGGGGCGACGTACCCCCGGAACCCGCCACCCAACGCCCCACCCGCTCAAGGTCGTTCATCCTGCTCGCCGCCCTCGGGCGCGAGAGGCCCGCACTGAGCCTGTCCCAGGCCGACTGCGTGACGCTCGAACCACAGCTCAGCGAATGGTTCGAGCGCGGAGCCACCGAACCGGAAATCCTGTACGCCCTGACCGAGGGCCTCCCACCCCGCATCCACCACGCCGCCGCCCTCGTACGCCGACGCCTGCTGGACAAGCTCCCACCCGTACGCGAAGCCTCCCCCGCCCCACGGGTCGTCCTGCGAACCCTGGAATGCGCCGAATGCCGCGCACCCGGCAACGCGACAGCCATGCCCGGCGGCCTCTGCGGAAACTGCCGCGGCAACCCCGACCCCACCCCCAACCGCCCCGCAGACGCCGTACCCGAACACGGCGTACGGGCCAGGATGAGCGCCGTACGCGCCGGACTGGTGCCACGCGCGGAACGACGCGGGCGGTAGGCGTCGGCAGTGAGGGCGGGGTGCTGACTGCCCACCGCCGTGGCAGCGGCAAACCACTGGCGGTCGCGGGCCCTGCGGACGACCATGGAACGCATGAGCGACCAACCCGCACGATGGAGCCAGGCCACCGTCTACCCCGACATGTGGGCCGACCCCGACGACGACCCCCGCAACAGCGAAGGAGTCAGCCCGGACGGCGAACTGGCCACACTCCAGGACTTCCTGAAGGACTACCGGCTCACCCTGCGGATGAAGTGCGAGGGACTGGACGCCGAACAGCTCGCCCGCAGGGCCGTTCCGCCATCGACCATGTCGCTCCTCGGCCTGGTCCGGCACCTCGCCGAGGTCGAGCGGGACTGGCTCAACTGGATCAGCGACGGCGACCCCCGGCCGAAGCTCTACGGCAAGCGCGACGCCGACTTCGAGGGAGCCGTGGCCGACCCGGGCGTGGTCGACGCCGCCTACGCCGACCTGGCCCGCGAACAGGCCGCGACCGACGCCGCACTGTCCGTACACCCGGACCTGGGCACCCGCCTGGGCAAGGACGGCATCGCCGTACGGGAGTTGCTGGTCCACCGGATCGAGGAGTACGCCCGCCACTGCGGCCACGCCGACCTGCTGCGCGAGTGCGTCGACGGGCGGGTGGGGCAGTGAGGCCCGGCCGGTAGCGGCCGGTCGGCGGACGGGGCCCGGCGCGGCGTCAGCCCTCGTTGATGGCGCAGGCGAGGTAGAGGTCCACCCGGTCGCGGGCGACGGCGAGATCGCGGCCGGTCAGCTGCTGGACGCGGCCGATGCGGTAGTGCAACGTGCTCACATGCAGGTGGAGTTCGGCCGCCGCCCGGCGCCAGGACCCGTTGGTCTCCAGGAAGACCCGCAGGGTGTGGACGAGGTCCGCGCCGTGCTCCGCGTCGTACGCCGCGAGCGGGCCGAGCAGCCGCTGCCGGTACGCGGCACGGACCTCGGCCGGGACGCCCGCAAGCAGCAGCAGGTGCGAGTCCAGCTCGTACGCGGTGACCAGCGCGAGCCGCTCCGGCCGCAGCGCCGCGAGCCGGGCGGCGTGCTGGGACTCCTCGACCGCGCGTGCCAGCCCCGCCGCGTCCGGGGTCAGGGCGCCGAGGCCGAAGGCGATCCGCCCTCCGTCCACGGCCGGTTCGAGCCGGGCGAGACGTACCCGGAGCCGCTCGGCCAGTCGTACGTCGTCCAGCCCCGGGGCGGGTGAGGCGAGGATCGTGAGTCCGTGTTCGCCGCCCGCCACGACGGTGGTGGTGCCGGGGTCCTCGTCCAGGGCGCTCTCCACGAGGTCGGACGCCAGGTCCCAGGGCAGCGGCGCGCCCCTGGTCAGCGCGGTGACGGCCAGCAGCGGCCGGTCGGGGGCGAGCCCCGCGGTGCGCAGCCGGGCGGCCAGGGCGGCGGCCGGGACGCCCTGGCCGATGAGCTCGACGAGCTCGGCGTGGAATTTCTGCTCGGTGCGCCGCCGTTCGTCGCGCCGGGCCCCGCCCAGGGCCATGAGCTCCGCCGTCTGTTCGGCGGATTCGCGGGCGGCCGGGTCGGTGAGCGGATCGCGGACGACGAGGAATCCTGCCCCGGCGCTGCGGCGGCCTATCGGCAGCACGGTGCAGCCGTCGGCGGCCTGCTCACCACGGCGCAGCGCGGCGGGGAGCGAGGCGGCGGGACCGGCCAGCGGGCGGCCCGCGATGCTCACGGCCCAGCAGTCGTGGCCGAGTTCGGCGGAGAGCATCGCGACGAGCCCGCCGAGGTCGGCGCCCTCCACCAGGGCGGCGACGAGCCTTCGGTGCCGGCCCAGCACATCGACGAGTTCCTGGCCGCGCTCGCGGTTGATGCGCTCGATGACCGTGCGGGACAGGGTGCTGTAGCTGATCTCGGGCGCGGCGGCCAGCACGGGGATACCGAACCCGGCGCAGGCATCCACCAGGGCGGGCGGCACCTCGCCGAGCAGGATGTCCCCGGCCACCAGGGCGACGGCGCCGCCCGCCGCGAGGGAGGCGGCGAAGGTCGCGCAGTCGGCGGGCGTGCGGTACCAGCCCTCGCTCGTCAGCACGAGCTCTCCGCCGTTGAGGAACGCGGCGGGCTCCAGCAGATCGGTGGCGTACACCCACCGCAGCTCCCGCTCCAGCGCATCGACGGTGTCCCCGCCTCCGTCGCCGCCGGTCCCGGTCCCGCCGCCCTCCGTACCGCCCGCCCCCGTCAGCAGGGTGAGTCCCAGCTCCGGCATGCCCAGCACATCGGCCACACGCATACGTCACCCTCCTCCGGCTCTCCGACGATCGTACGAAGCCACGGTGTGATTCCGCCGCCGTTTCGCATTCTGCACGCCTGCCTGTGAGCGGCAACAGGGGTGTGTACTGCCGTTGCTGCAGCATTCCCGCCTTCCCAGGCTTCCTACGAATGATGGGAGGGGGCTCGTCGTGACCCAGCCCCAGACCCAGCCCGAGAGCCAGACCCACCCGCCCACCTCACCGCGCACCCACACCGGCCGGCTCGTCCGAGTCCTGCGGAACGCCACCGCCGTGGAGACCTCCGGGATCGAACCCATCGCCGCCGACGCCCGCAGCGGCGGGCCCGGATCGTCCTTCACGCTCTGGTTCAGCTCGAATGTGCAGTTCTCCAGCCTCTCCAGCGGCATG contains:
- a CDS encoding DinB family protein; translation: MERMSDQPARWSQATVYPDMWADPDDDPRNSEGVSPDGELATLQDFLKDYRLTLRMKCEGLDAEQLARRAVPPSTMSLLGLVRHLAEVERDWLNWISDGDPRPKLYGKRDADFEGAVADPGVVDAAYADLAREQAATDAALSVHPDLGTRLGKDGIAVRELLVHRIEEYARHCGHADLLRECVDGRVGQ
- a CDS encoding helix-turn-helix domain-containing protein, with amino-acid sequence MRVADVLGMPELGLTLLTGAGGTEGGGTGTGGDGGGDTVDALERELRWVYATDLLEPAAFLNGGELVLTSEGWYRTPADCATFAASLAAGGAVALVAGDILLGEVPPALVDACAGFGIPVLAAAPEISYSTLSRTVIERINRERGQELVDVLGRHRRLVAALVEGADLGGLVAMLSAELGHDCWAVSIAGRPLAGPAASLPAALRRGEQAADGCTVLPIGRRSAGAGFLVVRDPLTDPAARESAEQTAELMALGGARRDERRRTEQKFHAELVELIGQGVPAAALAARLRTAGLAPDRPLLAVTALTRGAPLPWDLASDLVESALDEDPGTTTVVAGGEHGLTILASPAPGLDDVRLAERLRVRLARLEPAVDGGRIAFGLGALTPDAAGLARAVEESQHAARLAALRPERLALVTAYELDSHLLLLAGVPAEVRAAYRQRLLGPLAAYDAEHGADLVHTLRVFLETNGSWRRAAAELHLHVSTLHYRIGRVQQLTGRDLAVARDRVDLYLACAINEG